Genomic DNA from Luteolibacter arcticus:
AATGAAGCTGGACCTCGACTTGCGACAGGCGAAACGGGAGCGCGACCAGCTTCTGGATGCGCTGGGCGACGCCTTCATGCTGGTGGATGCGAATGCCCGCGTCCTCTTCGCCAACAAGGCGGCGCGCACGCTCTTCCGCGGCCGCGACCTCACCGGGCGGACGGTCCAGGAAGCCTTCCTCGACCAACGTCTCGCGGCGGCGCTGATGCGCTGTCTGGAAACCGGCGAGCCGACCGTGACCCGCGCGGTGCTGCCACAACAATCCTCCCCGCTCGGCGATCAGGAGCGCCGCGGAATGAACGCATGGGTCATCGATGCCGCGCGGCTTTCCGACAGCCCGGCCGACGACCCCACCACCCGAGTTGTGATCCGTGACGTGACCAGCGAGTATCAAACCGAGCAGATCCGGAAAGACTTCGTGGCGAATGCCTCCCACGAGCTCCGGACGCCTCTGGCCATCATCAACGGCTATCTGGAGAACCTCATCGACGACGACCTGCTCGACGACAAGGAGCTGACGCGGCGTTTCCTCAAGGTGATGCGCAAGCACACCGAGCGCATCTCGCGCATCGTCGAGGACATGCTCGTCATCTCCCGCCTCGAGTCCGGCGAAGCCGCGGCGCTGAAGGTGAAGCCATTCCGGCTCCGTTCCTGCATCAGCGACGTGCTGGAGCGGCTCGAATCCGTGATCCACAACCAGCAGGCCACGATCAAGATCGACATGCCGGATCTCGACATGATCCTCGCTGGCGACCGCTTCTACTGGACCCAGGTGCTTTTCAATCTGGTTGAGAACGCGCTGAAGCAGAACCCGCGCCCCAAACTCACCGTGACCATCGGCTGCAGTCGCGACGAAGAGTCGACCCGCGTCTGGGTCGCGGACGATGGCGTGGGCATCCCGAGCGCCGACCTGCCACACATTTTCCGGCGCTTCTACCGCGTCGAAAAGCACCACTCGCAGGAGGAGATCAAGGGCACCGGCCTCGGACTCTCGATCGTGAAGCGTGCGATCGAAGCACACGGCGGAGCCATCCGCGTCAGCTCGACGCCCGGCCAGGAAACGCGCTTCACCATGGAAGTCCCGCGTGAAGCCGAGGCCCGCCTGCTGGCCGAAGCCGAAGCGAACGCGCTGCCGGAGCTTCAGAAGACGGAGGGCTGAGTATCCGCGGACAATAAGGAGTGTCGACGTTCCGTCGACACGGTGTGGACGGAACGTCCACACTCCTTATGGCTCGCCCCACGCAATCCGCTCGTAGATCGCGCGTAGCTTCCTC
This window encodes:
- a CDS encoding sensor histidine kinase, whose protein sequence is MPEPFATLSTVAALAALTALGITALRLRRARKEFNEEVSAWKMKLDLDLRQAKRERDQLLDALGDAFMLVDANARVLFANKAARTLFRGRDLTGRTVQEAFLDQRLAAALMRCLETGEPTVTRAVLPQQSSPLGDQERRGMNAWVIDAARLSDSPADDPTTRVVIRDVTSEYQTEQIRKDFVANASHELRTPLAIINGYLENLIDDDLLDDKELTRRFLKVMRKHTERISRIVEDMLVISRLESGEAAALKVKPFRLRSCISDVLERLESVIHNQQATIKIDMPDLDMILAGDRFYWTQVLFNLVENALKQNPRPKLTVTIGCSRDEESTRVWVADDGVGIPSADLPHIFRRFYRVEKHHSQEEIKGTGLGLSIVKRAIEAHGGAIRVSSTPGQETRFTMEVPREAEARLLAEAEANALPELQKTEG